Proteins found in one Bacteroidetes bacterium GWF2_43_63 genomic segment:
- a CDS encoding ABC transporter ATP-binding protein, translating to MEIRNITIFGGNGKDGNPEKVSQFELKMGNIISIVGPTGCGKTTLINDIELFANNNTPTGRRVLINDEPMPEESSFDPAKHPIALISQHTNFLSDLPVGEFLRIHATVRGATNIEEILAETLEFANQLTGESIIPETGMTELSGGQTRSLLIADAVIIGNSPIILLDEIENAGINRTKALELLKKYQKIFVFVTHDSRIALLSDFRVVMKNGAMQKLIVTSEEERHAANELRKIDNVMLEFRSLIRAGEQITEDVFNTKIKGILQN from the coding sequence ATGGAAATCAGAAACATAACCATCTTTGGTGGTAATGGAAAAGACGGAAATCCTGAAAAAGTTTCGCAATTTGAATTAAAAATGGGCAACATTATCAGCATTGTCGGACCTACAGGCTGTGGCAAGACGACATTGATTAATGATATTGAATTGTTTGCCAACAACAACACTCCAACAGGCCGAAGGGTACTGATCAATGATGAACCAATGCCTGAAGAATCCAGTTTTGATCCTGCAAAGCATCCTATTGCGCTGATATCTCAACACACCAATTTTCTTTCAGATCTGCCGGTTGGTGAATTTCTAAGGATACACGCAACCGTACGTGGTGCAACAAATATAGAAGAGATACTTGCAGAAACGCTGGAATTCGCAAACCAGCTTACTGGTGAATCCATCATTCCTGAAACAGGTATGACTGAGCTTTCAGGTGGTCAGACCCGATCGTTATTGATTGCAGATGCGGTCATTATTGGGAACTCGCCAATTATTCTGCTCGATGAAATCGAAAACGCCGGTATCAATCGGACCAAAGCACTGGAATTGCTGAAGAAATACCAGAAAATATTTGTTTTTGTAACTCATGATTCCCGGATTGCACTCCTTTCTGATTTCAGAGTAGTTATGAAAAACGGAGCTATGCAAAAGCTCATTGTTACAAGCGAAGAAGAGCGGCATGCAGCCAATGAACTTAGAAAAATTGACAATGTGATGCTCGAATTCCGTTCTCTGATACGAGCCGGGGAACAAATTACGGAGGATGTTTTCAATACCAAAATAAAAGGAATTTTACAAAACTAA
- a CDS encoding cobalamin biosynthesis protein: protein MKLVIFAGPPTCGKTTVIRQVIKRMKSKGLKTAFVKIDVLYADEDEKIAAEFGIPTKKIYSGELCPDHCNVVVLDEIVDWAEGLGSEYLFVETAGLCLRCSPYVEKSLGIVVLEATSGMNLPRKIGPMLTLSDIAVITKIDLISQAEREVFRYRVIESAREVEIVESNALYGIGIDPVIKRILKDNDVEQPMFLRGNPPVGTCTICVGKKEIGAKNHFGVLRTMEQELFYVGE, encoded by the coding sequence ATGAAACTGGTCATTTTTGCAGGTCCGCCCACATGCGGCAAGACGACAGTAATTCGTCAGGTAATTAAAAGAATGAAAAGCAAGGGACTGAAAACAGCTTTTGTGAAAATTGATGTACTGTATGCCGATGAAGATGAAAAGATCGCTGCAGAATTCGGTATTCCAACAAAGAAAATTTACAGCGGAGAATTATGTCCCGATCACTGTAATGTTGTAGTACTTGATGAAATTGTTGACTGGGCCGAAGGACTCGGGTCTGAGTATCTTTTTGTTGAAACGGCAGGACTTTGTCTGCGTTGTTCTCCTTATGTCGAAAAATCTCTGGGAATCGTGGTTCTTGAAGCTACCAGCGGCATGAATCTCCCCCGAAAGATCGGCCCAATGCTTACGTTGTCTGACATTGCCGTCATTACCAAGATCGATCTGATTTCTCAGGCTGAACGTGAAGTCTTTCGTTACAGGGTAATTGAATCGGCACGAGAAGTGGAAATTGTCGAAAGCAATGCATTGTATGGTATCGGCATTGATCCGGTCATAAAACGGATTCTCAAAGACAATGATGTTGAACAGCCCATGTTCCTTCGCGGCAATCCCCCTGTCGGGACATGTACTATTTGTGTTGGAAAAAAAGAAATAGGTGCAAAGAACCATTTTGGAGTACTCCGCACAATGGAACAGGAACTATTCTATGTTGGTGAATAA
- a CDS encoding cysteine desulfurase NifS — protein sequence MKHGIYFDNAATTQVDPHVIKAMEPFMDSRYGNASSLHSFGTDASDLLAECRSAISLHIGARPQELYFTSSGTESNNLALKGIAFAHASKGRHIIISSIEHDCVLNAAEWLSEQGFSITYLPVGETGVVDPDDVKKNIRPDTILVSVMHANNEIGTIQPISEIGRICREHNVLLHTDACQSFGKIPVNVTEMNVDLMTLNSHKIYGPKGVGAIYIRDGIPITPLLHGGGQEKGIRSSTENVAGIAGFAKAVELCFDHPYDEYDSVKKIRDYIMDGLLGKYENAYINGHVEKRLPGNLNAAFHGLEGETVRLLLLLDEAGIAVSAGSACSSNGSGSHTSHVLQALGRDQFEARGAVRISIGRYNTMEEAEVFLPVLDEKLKLLNPIFS from the coding sequence ATGAAACATGGAATTTATTTCGATAATGCCGCTACGACACAGGTCGATCCGCATGTAATCAAAGCCATGGAGCCTTTCATGGATTCAAGATACGGCAATGCATCCAGCCTGCATTCGTTTGGAACCGATGCTTCGGATTTGCTGGCTGAATGCCGGAGTGCAATTTCATTGCACATCGGTGCCAGGCCTCAGGAATTGTATTTTACTTCCAGCGGAACCGAATCAAATAATCTTGCTTTGAAAGGAATTGCTTTTGCTCATGCAAGCAAAGGACGTCATATAATTATTTCTTCCATTGAACATGATTGCGTACTGAATGCTGCAGAATGGCTGTCAGAGCAAGGTTTCAGCATCACCTATCTCCCAGTTGGTGAAACTGGGGTTGTTGATCCGGATGATGTAAAAAAGAATATCCGGCCTGACACAATACTTGTTTCTGTTATGCATGCAAACAATGAAATTGGAACAATTCAACCCATATCCGAAATCGGCAGAATATGCCGCGAACACAATGTACTGCTGCATACAGATGCATGTCAGAGTTTTGGAAAAATTCCCGTCAATGTAACTGAAATGAATGTTGATCTGATGACATTGAACTCCCATAAAATCTACGGGCCAAAGGGTGTTGGTGCCATTTATATTCGCGACGGTATTCCCATTACTCCATTGTTGCATGGGGGTGGTCAGGAAAAAGGGATCCGTTCTTCAACAGAGAATGTAGCTGGAATAGCAGGCTTTGCAAAAGCAGTTGAACTATGTTTTGATCATCCGTATGATGAATACGACTCAGTAAAAAAAATCCGTGATTATATTATGGACGGGCTTCTTGGAAAATACGAAAACGCCTACATCAACGGTCATGTTGAAAAGCGCCTTCCTGGAAATCTGAATGCAGCTTTTCATGGCTTGGAAGGCGAAACTGTACGATTACTGTTGTTACTCGACGAAGCTGGTATTGCTGTTTCGGCCGGATCAGCGTGTTCATCCAATGGATCCGGTTCTCATACCTCGCACGTTCTGCAGGCTCTGGGACGCGATCAGTTCGAAGCCCGGGGCGCAGTGCGAATCAGCATCGGTCGCTACAATACAATGGAAGAAGCTGAAGTATTTCTTCCTGTTCTCGATGAAAAATTAAAACTATTGAACCCTATTTTTTCTTAA